In a single window of the Panthera leo isolate Ple1 chromosome A1, P.leo_Ple1_pat1.1, whole genome shotgun sequence genome:
- the LOC122198699 gene encoding LOW QUALITY PROTEIN: proline-rich extensin-like protein EPR1 (The sequence of the model RefSeq protein was modified relative to this genomic sequence to represent the inferred CDS: inserted 4 bases in 4 codons; deleted 2 bases in 1 codon), with translation MVKVDLITKYYQEKESMKASVGGLGTTASRLGKGRVTATLRVLRQVSTCRKYASSRPLAPSPPGRPPKPSPPAPGPRLPVPQPGPPSPSPPAPGPRLPVPRAGPPSPSPPAPGPPLLVPRPGPPTPSPPAPGPPLPVPRPGPPTPSPPAPGPRLPVPQPGPPSPSPPAPGPRLPVPRAGPPSPSPPAPGPRLPVPRAGPPSPSPPARPPAPSPPGRPPKPSPPAPGPRLPVPQPGPPSPSPPAPGPRLPVPRAGPLSPSPPAPGPRLPVPRAGPPNPSPPAPGPRLPVPRAGPPTPSPPAPGPRLPVPRPGPPSPSPPAPGPRLPVPRAGPPSPSPPAPGPRLPVPRAGPPSPSPPAPGPRLPVPRAGPPTPSPPAPGPRLPVPRPGPPSPSPPAPCPRLPVPQPGPPSPSPPAPGPRLPVPRAGPPSPSPPAPGPRLPVPRAGPPSPSPPAPGPRLPVPRAGPPTPSPPAPGPRLPVPRPGPPSPSPPAPCPRLPVPQPGPPSPSPPAPGPWLPVPRPGPPSPSPPAPCPRLPVPQPGPPSPSPPAPGPWLPVPRAGPPSPSPPAPGPRLPVPRPGPPSPSPPAPCPRLPVPQPGPPSPSPPAPGPRLPVPRAGPPTPSPPAPGPRLPVPRAGPPSPSPPAPGPRLPVPRAGPPSPSPPAPGPRLPVPQPGPPSPSPPAPXPPAPSPPAPGPRLPVPRAGPPSPSPPAPGPRLPVPRAGPPSPSPPAPGPRLPVPRAGPPSPSPPAPXPPAPSPPGRPPSPSPPAPGPPLLVPRPGPPTPSPPAPXPPAPRPPARPPSPSPPAPGPPLLVPRPGPPSPSPPAPXPPAPSPPGPSPPAPGPRLPVPRPGPPSPSPPAPGPPLLVPRPGPPTPSPPAPSPPGRPPKSQSPGSSAPWLPAPLEKLLIRTKQKLSFGRNKQMQGTGYRQRGRPNSSAGLGPAFHRGRPLTFSPVVHEGSTSLGGGLLASPLTPQSPLMPPVPTDAPAGLTRPMDLRSGPAGLTGHPMDLPAGGTRNPDTPSRVSAATCTAPTRSGTCPRHHGRDPRNPGKQLKTRTCFHISAVLPAVVLAHHPEALARCRRRFRSSGQGLRALSKQQIQQCPRLQKEPCAPRPRAEESGPRRPVPTEVSTVRDMVQGNGRGPGDSWVTPFPEEPCAALHQHSGSEAGTDVQVAGDGPHTGLRPARGSGGRRRARRATVQETKPGLQLRASTPHLRLQHLQGGPAWLARPTRASLPGPQTSRRSGSRIFEAGQVEVPAGPQALAPRAACQPLGAGRPPWTRAGWWPAVSTACHVGTTCLGILNREGPAEFPPDEVFVQEMNTQEAGALLCSTLNPSHLHPCGRQGGPSPHASGSPGGPSAAATPLPPLRGRPDPPYLHPQAAADQRARAEVTAWDVPRPA, from the exons CCAGTCCCCCGGGCCGGCCCCCCAAACCCAGTCCCCCAGCTcccggcccccggctcccagtcccccagcccggccccccaagtcccagtcccccagctcccggcccccggctcccagTCCCCCGGGCCGGCCCCCCAAGTCCCAGTCCCCCGGCTCCCGGCCCCCCGCTCCTCgtcccccggcccggccccccaaCTCCCAGTCCCCCGGCTCCCGGCCCCCCGCTCCCAgtcccccggcccggccccccaaCTCCCAGTCCCCCGGCTcccggcccccggctcccagtcccccagcccggccccccaagtcccagtcccccagctcccggcccccggctcccagTCCCCCGGGCCGGCCCCCCAAGTCCCAGTCCCCCAGCTcccggcccccggctcccagTCCCCCGGGCCGGCCCCCCAAGTCCCAGTCCCCCAGCT cggcccccggctcccagTCCCCCGGGCCGGCCCCCCAAACCCAGTCCCCCAGCTcccggcccccggctcccagtcccccagcccggccccccaagtcccagtcccccagctcccggcccccggctcccagTCCCCCGGGCCGGCCCCCTAAGTCCCAGTCCCCCAGCTcccggcccccggctcccagTCCCCCGGGCCGGCCCCCCAAATCCCAGTCCCCCAGCTcccggcccccggctcccagTCCCCCGGGCCGGCCCCCCAACTCCCAGTCCCCCGGCTcccggcccccggctcccagtcccccggcccggccccccaagtcccagtcccccagctcccggcccccggctcccagTCCCCCGGGCCGGCCCCCCAAGTCCCAGTCCCCCGGCTcccggcccccggctcccagTCCCCCGGGCCGGCCCCCCAAGTCCCAGTCCCCCAGCTcccggcccccggctcccagTCCCCCGGGCCGGCCCCCCAACTCCCAGTCCCCCGGCTcccggcccccggctcccagtcccccggcccggccccccaagtcccagtcccccagctccctgcccccggctcccagtcccccagcccggccccccaagtcccagtcccccagctcccggcccccggctcccagTCCCCCGGGCCGGCCCCCCAAGTCCCAGTCCCCCAGCTcccggcccccggctcccagTCCCCCGGGCCGGCCCCCCAAGTCCCAGTCCCCCAGCTcccggcccccggctcccagTCCCCCGGGCCGGCCCCCCAACTCCCAGTCCCCCGGCTcccggcccccggctcccagtcccccggcccggccccccaaGTCCCAGTCCCCCGGCTCCCTGCCCCCGGCTCCCAgtcccccagcccggccccccaAGTCCCAGTCCCCCAGCTCCCGGCCCCTGGCTCCCAgtcccccggcccggccccccaaGTCCCAGTCCCCCGGCTCCCTGCCCCCGGCTCCCAgtcccccagcccggccccccaAGTCCCAGTCCCCCAGCTCCCGGCCCCTGGCTCCCAGTCCCCCGGGCCGGCCCCCCAAGTCCCAGTCCCCCAGCTcccggcccccggctcccagtcccccggcccggccccccaagtcccagtcccccagctccctgcccccggCTCCCAGTCCCCCAGCCCGGACCCCCAAGTCCCAGTCCCCCAGCTcccggcccccggctcccagTCCCCCGGGCCGGCCCCCCAACTCCCAGTCCCCCGGCTcccggcccccggctcccagTCCCCCGGGCCGGCCCCCCAAGTCCCAGTCCCCCAGCTcccggcccccggctcccagTCCCCCGGGCCGGCCCCCCAAGTCCCAGTCCCCCAGCTcccggcccccggctcccagTCCCCCAGCCCGGACCCCCAAGTCCCAGTCCCCCAGCTC GGCCCCCAGCTCCCAGTCCCCCAGCTcccggcccccggctcccagTCCCCCGGGCCGGCCCCCCAAGTCCCAGTCCCCCAGCTcccggcccccggctcccagTCCCCCGGGCCGGCCCCCCAAGTCCCAGTCCCCCAGCTcccggcccccggctcccagTCCCCCGGGCCGGCCCCCCAAGTCCCAGTCCCCCGGCTc ggcccccggctcccagTCCCCCGGGCCGGCCCCCAAGTCCCAGTCCCCCGGCTCCCGGCCCCCCGCTCCTCgtcccccggcccggccccccaaCTCCCAGTCCCCCGGCTC GGCCCCCCGCTCCTCgtcccccggcccggcccccaaGTCCCAGTCCCCCGGCTCCCGGCCCCCCGCTCCTCgtcccccggcccggccccccaagtcccagtcccccagctc ggcccccggctcccagTCCCCCAGGTCCCAGTCCCCCAGCTcccggcccccggctcccagtcccccggcccggccccccaaGTCCCAGTCCCCCAGCTCCCGGCCCCCCGCTCCTCgtcccccggcccggccccccaaCTCCCAGTCCCCCAGCTCCCAGTCCCCCGGGCCGGCCCCCCAAGTCCCAGTCCCCCGGCTCCTCTGCCCCCTGGCTCCCAGCACCCCTG GAAAAGCTACTCATTAGAACCAAACAGAAGCTTTCTTTCGGGAGAAACAAGCAGATGCAGGGGACTGGCTACCGCCAGCGGGGCCGGCCGAATTCCTCCGCGGGTCTGGGG CCTGCTTTCCACCGTGGCCGCCCCCTCACCTTCTCCCCTGTGGTGCATGAGGGCTCCACGTCCCTGGGCGGGGGTCTTCTGGCT TCTCCACTGACGCCCCAGTCCCCGCTGATGCCCCCGGTCCCCACCGACGCCCCCGCTGGCCTGACCCGGCCAATGGACCTGCGCTCAGGCCCTGCTGGTCTAACGGGCCATCCGATGGACCTCCCTGCAGGAGGGACGAG GaacccagacaccccttcccGAGTCTCTGCGGCCACCTGCACGGCCCCCACCAGGTCAGGGACCTGCCCCCGGCATCACGGGCGAGACCCACGAAATCCGGGCAAGCAGCTAAAAACGCGCACGTGCTTCCACATTTCCGCGGTCCTTCCTGCCGTGGTCCTGGCTCATCATCCCGAGGCCCTCGCCAGGTGCAG ACGTCGGTTCCGCTCCTCAGGGCAGGGGCTACGGGCTCTCAGCAAGCAGCAGATCCAGCAGTGCCCACGCCTGCAGAAAGAGCCGTGTGCACCCCGTCCGCGTGCGGAGGAGAGCGGGCCTCGGCGCCCGGTGCCCACAGAGGTCTCCACCGTCAGGGACATGGTGCAAGGAAACGGGAGAGGGCCGGGCGACAGCTGGGTGACCCCCTTCCCAGAGGAGCCGTGTGCTGCCCTTCACCAGCACTCGGGGTCAGAGGCCGGGACGGACGTGCAGGTGGCTGGTGACGGTCCCCACACGGGCCTGCGGCCAGCACGGGGCTCAGGGGGCCGAAGACGTGCCCGCCGGGCCACTGTCCAAGAGACAAAACCAGGACTGCAGCTCCGGGCGTCAACTCCACACCTGAGGCTCCAGCACCTGCAGGGAGGACCAGCCTGGCTGGCCCGTCCAACTCGGGCCTCCCTCCCCGGGCCCCAAACCTCCCGACGGAGTGGTTCCCGGATATTCGAGGCTGGTCAGGTGGAAGTCCCTGCCGGGCCCCAAGCGCTGGCGCCACGGGCAGCCTGTCAGCCACTGGGAGCGGGGCGGCCACCCTGGACGCGGGCAGGCTGGTGGCCGGCCGTGTCCACCGCCTGCCACGTGGGGACCACCTGCTTGGGGATCCTCAACAGGGAAGGTCCTGCTGAATTCCCACCTGACGAGGTCTTCGTGCAGGAAATGAACACACAGGAGGCCGGCGCCCTGCTCTGCTCCACACTCAACCCTTCACACCTGCACCCCTGCGGTCGGCAGGGAGGGCCCTCTCCGCATGCTTCCGGCTCACCCGGCGGCCCCTCCGCTGCGGCAacgccccttcccccactccggGGCCGCCCAGACCCACCGTACCTGCACCCCCAGGCTGCTGCTGATCAGCGGGCCAGGGCAGAGGTCACAGCCTGGGACGTTCCGAGGCCTGCGTGA